The sequence GGTCAATGGGATCAAAAACCACCCAATGCCAATAAAACGGTTGTAGTTGGCCTGTAGACCTGTTGGGTATCAGCctgatacagtctgtggtttgaaCAGGAATGAAGCCAGACAGGAGGACCCTGCAAAAAATACTCAGaataatctgtgtttttttaataacttttgccagtcttctttgtgtttggctttaaagtttttttaaagttatttctttggggcctttttgcctttatttgataggacagctgaagagagacaggaaatgtggggagtagagagtggggaaagacatgcaggaaatggtcgaccggccgggaatcgaaccagcgacacCTGCGACGAGTACTGTAGcccctgtatgtggggcgcttagaccgccaggccaccagcgACCCATGTTTGGCtttatctttacattttttaatgcagtCAAGAATTAAAGACATTTATATTATTGTAACAATTACAAAGCTATTagatacacatttgttttagaaGATGcttatacaaataataaatatgtgaGTGCAGGCAAGTGAGGAAACAAAGATCTTATTCCATAGATTTATTATGATACACTTAGCAATACTatgatgaacacacagtgaAGCACATACACTAAAACATATTGTCATAATCTACAGCACATTACTGCAAGGAGGTACAACTCAGTCTCTTCTGTATAGTAAACCTCTATCAAGTAGTAAAATAGTCAAATGTAAATATGTAACTTCATAAGTGATTTCTCCTCTTAGGTGGAGCTGACTCTTGAATGTGGGCGGATAGTGATCTACACTACAAGTTTCCGTGTGGTGAGGACGACCTTTGAGCGCTGCGAGCTCGTCCGGAAAATCTTCCAGAACCACAGAGTGAAGTTTGTGGAGAAGAACATCGCTCTGGACAGCGAGTACGGGAAGGAGCTGGATGAGCGATGCAAGCGTGTGGGGGAACCTCCCTCATTACCAGTCGTGTTCATTGATGGACACTACCTTGGGGTCAGTCTTTAGTACTGCTCTCTGATCATATCTGGTGTCAATATTGTGTGCATTTCATTATAAGATATTGAATTGTGGTGTTGAACTTGCTTTACAGGGTGCTGAGAAAATACTGGGTATGAATGAATCGGGAGAACTGCAGGATCTTTTGACAAAAATCGAGGTTTGTTTAGAgtgcttttttaatatttaatagtGGTCATACGAGTGATTTTCAGTGAATCAGATGAAGCCAAACactaattttaaatatttatacttCCTTGAGGGCTTACTGAACGGTGCTATGTTTGCTTTAAAGGCACATTTCAACCAAGATTGTTTTGCTATATGCcgcacactgtgcctttaaaagcCTGTGGTAATAGAAAAGTCATAATAAATTAACGCCATGTGTTTGTCCAAAGTTGTTGAGATGAACACTGTGAGCAGAAGCAGTCATATCCACTCACTAGCCATGCCATcaataaaacatgtgcacacagaATGTAAAAGATGCATGCACATCAATAAGTGTCCATCAATAATTGAGGGCTTGTTATTGATTCTGCTTCCAACACATTTGCTCAAACACACCAACGCCTGAGCACATCGCTCGGTGGTACAAACCCAGATTGTGTAAAcaatttgtgttttcagtgagcTGCTGCATTGCTGTCACACGGGCTCTGGCCTTTTCTCAGGCCCTGGCTGTAATTCCCAGCCAACAAAAGTCTTCATAAGCGGGTACAAAGACGTGTTATGACATTTAAGTCATGCATTCCAGTCACTGCAGGCTATTAAAAACGTGTGCTGCTCTGAAAGGTCAGGCAGACACTAATCAGTCAGGATATGGCCAGCAACATgacttatttgtgtgtttagtgagtCTAAAAAAATAGACTGAATACAACAGTTAAAGAAATATTGTACTATTATAGGATGTTCAAAATACTCTTACCTTCTTGCAGAGAGATAGAAGATATAATTCATAGTCTACGTTACATACTGTATGAAGTCTCAGCAGGAAGACTGTCATTCAAGCTGGCATTACAACTGAAATACAAATCTCTGTATCTCTGTATTAAGAGCTACAAACAGTTTGAGTCCATTTGTTTGACATAGATCTGCACTCACATAAACAAGGATACatagaataaaagagagaattcATGCATTGTAAACCCCAATTGAAGTCTTGCAGTCACATGCTTGAATTAGCCTAAATAAGCTTACTTGGTGCATTTGGCTAACATGTGAAAGCAGATACCAACATACTTTGTAAAGCCCTGCTTAGAATAGTTGAACGGATTGTGTAGGAGGTGATACTTGAGGTAATATTACCTGGAAGCTTAGGAGTAACTGGCAGAATCTGTTTCTTTGGAGCCATTAGCCAAAACCTCTGCACTTCTTTTCACCAAGTGGGAGTAACCGTTCCACTTGGATTGTCTACTCCAGATGAAAGTCAGAGGTTGATCTTAAATGTTGTTCTGCTCAGAGTGCTCCTGGTAATGGTCTAAAtgagaagtaaataaataacatgtttcagactatttagaacattttatttctttagtttttatctttaatttctTGGGACAGTTTTCACTCTCCTGCTTGGCAATCACACTGGGCTAAAAAGACTCCAGGAAGTAAATGCACCCGGCCAAGAATTAGTCAGTTTTGGTACTTCCAAAGTTTGTCAACAAATTGTCCTTTTTCCAATAAATTTTTGtttaaagtttatatttaaGCTTTGGCAGTACTGGTGggcagtttttccttttttagatATTATTTTTAACTGTTGTTTAACCAGGAGACAAACTCAGAGATTATACATCAGTTTTTTTAACAGTGTCCTGGCAAAGACTGACAGTCTGCTTTTGTTGTCCTAGAACACTgctttacttgagtacagtaacAGATCAGCAAAAACTTGAGCCTTACACTTTGACCACAGTGGCTGCCAAAAACTGGATCACCTGAACGTTCCTCATAGGTGCTCTTAGGAAAATAAACTGTCTTAAAAGAGAGGAATAAAGATGTTAAAGGTGTCAAAGTTCCTGTTCACCATCTTGTCTTCAGTATAAATCAAGAATGTCTTTGTGTCTTACTTCTAGAGGGTACAGCTCCCCCAGACGTGCCAGACCTGTGGGGGCTTCGCCTTCGTCCCGTGCACAACGTGCCATGGCAGCAAGATGTCTGTGTTTCGCAACTGCTTCACAGATTCCTTTAAAGCCCTGAAGTGCACTTCCTGTAACGAGAACGGTCTGCGGCCCTGTGCGAGCTGCAGCCAGTGAGGATGTTAAGTGCCTGACCCAACATCTTCACCTCTACTCTGGGACCAAACATAAGACATGAAAGTGGACTGTAACACAGGCAGTGTGATGAAGCACAGCAGGACTCTTCTTCCAAGGCCAttattagtaaaaaaaaaaaattgaaaaaaaggaaagcattTGTAATAAAACTTTTGAATTTGTGTATCTGTTGTTTTGTGGttcatctcttcttctgcacATTTCTCACTGACTTGTTTCTATCAAGGTTGTGTGCACATGTCCACCAAGGAGCCTTGAACTAGTTTCACCTCTAGAAACTTAAGCTTGTTATTGAATTAGTAAGAGGGCTCCTCCATTAACAATGCCTCATCACTAATCCTGTATCAGACGGGGTTAAGAATAACTGTgacaggacagagagggaaagtagAAGACTCACTCTATAGTCGGAGTGCATAAAACTGCATCTTTGATCACATTGGAGCACTAAACACTGTTTAAATCTGACATTAAATAGAAAAGAGTCTACTTTCATGGGTTAACATATCTGAAACTACTTAAGTCTTAATCCCATCATCATGACAGCTTTAGTGATCAGTTTCTGATAGGTGCTGATTCAACTGTATGGTAATTAATGTTGCTGTGTCATTGAGTTGAGTTATATTATAGTGAAGTTTTTTAAGCTGATGGATTAGTCAACATTATTTTTGTCCCAAATAAACTGGGTTTGGACTGGAAAATAATCAGACTCAAAACAAACCAGTGGAGGCAAACAACTTTTTAATAGTCAATTATATGTtggtccaaaatacattgcAAGGATTGGTTgtttgacaaaaaagaaaacactggcaacacagcctgtttcacagagaaaggacaccttttcttggcATTATTTTGGCATTTCGTATAAATTAATTTGGTATCTCCATGGTCTCTCAGAGTAATGCTTGAATTTATCTTGTTTCTTTAGAAAAAAAGGCAATTTCTGGAGTTACAGAAAGCAATCTGTGGGATAAAAACAACGTATGAGATTAATAAGATTGAATCAGTTGCAATGGTTGTCAAGAATCCCTTTCAGATATGCTGCCATTGCTCTTCCTATCTCTCACATACATTATtgataatataataaaacaagttttttttttttaaacattggaAGAATTACCCTGTTACAAGGATAACAACTTCAGAAATGCTACAGACATTATGTCCATTCAGTGCTTCCGTAATAATTTGAGGGAACAATATTTGAGTCATTTTTTCAAGCAAAAACTACCCAGCGTCCACTTTTCTATTTGTGAAAATTGGATTTTTCAGATGTCATGCTTCACATATCAACATTATAACTGTTACAAAATTTGGGATTTTATATTTTCTGGGATCTCGCTCACCAGAGATTAAAAAGGGTCAGATTAACAAATACAGAATTTATTCTTAGACGCAACTCTGGTCTACAAAACATACACAAAAGAGTATTCTCCAGACTTTGACTCTTAAAGAACTACCTACagtgtatatttttaaataagggGTCAAAGTTCCATCAAATTTAATTAGAGTATCAACATTCAAAACAGCAGCAGGTTTTCGAAGTCACGTGGTGTTTATTGCTTAGatgcagtggcgtgtccagaggggtggccaagagtggcactggcaccccttgaaatccaattggccaccccaaaatcctgaaCTATGATTGGATGTTTGCCtcgtcagaggtggggtttctgttacaatctataatttgggacgagttaaaaggctgacagtagatttctttataagtgtgactttgaaaaaacatcttttgtaagtccttaaagaattaagcttagaagatttatgttactttgtcatgttttttttttaagtcaaaatcaacataacaactgtttaattgGCCTATTTTaagaaagtaggttgtgaagacagaaatgttatttatttgtaaatgcactggccacccctgcctatgtgagagcctcagttgggccaccacggtcaaaaagttctggacacgcccctgcttaGATGCTCTGTGATATACAAGAAAGCTGGTTTAATCCAAAGGCAGTGCTATGCAGCGTCACTAATTGGGTCAATAATGTCTATTGGCTGCAGAGGGATTTAGGTTTACATTGAGTGCTTGATCCCAACGAGAATACATTGTGCTCCAGATTTCTATGACCTGAAAACAACAACGCTTTCGAGTGTTCAGCCTCACACGCAGGACAATCCGAAGACAAGTCGCTCTGCCGCCTATCCAACACACAAACCTCTCCGTTTTGTGTTTCTGACGGATGATGTCATTCGTTGGCTGTCTTCCAAAGGGTCAGAGAAACGCAGCTCAGCTCTCGACGCTGTCATAGCCCTGTACAATGCTGCTTGAACATGATTAGACAAGGCAGCACTGTAAAGAGGCTAAAAGCGTAGAGcaaagtgatgatgatgatgatgatgatgatccgCCAAGGAAGACTTCCCTTGCCAGCAGCTTCCACCTGGATTGTTCCAGACGCTGGTGTACCTGTGATTGAAACAGCAACCATATCGATTATTCATAAAAAtagcaaagacacacaaacacacacacacacgcgcgcgcacacgaCGCGTAAAGATGGAGAAGGTTAATGAGGTTTTTCTGCATGTGCAATGAGAGGTGATCACATTTCTGCACTACATCTCGTTGCTTTAATTCAATTCCGCACCGAAGAGTAATGGGGTTTGGGTTTTTGTTGCCACAGGCTtgtggtgatggaggggaggttgCATGAAAAATCTGAGACCCCAACTGTGCAGGTTTACTGCGCCCCCATCTGTGGGCTGCTGGAGACAAAAAtattaagaggaaaaaaagggaaagcgTCGACAAATCATACAAGAAAATGCAGCTTTTTAACAGAAACACATGAATGAATGACGCTGAATTTAACGATGTGATGCACAAGAGGCTGCAGCATGACAAAGGATCTGTTTAGTGACAGGCGCGTCTCGAGGCATGTCTCCTTTATAACAATGATTCCAAATCAGCCCCTACATATCTGGCTGCATTTCTTTCTCATCGTGCACAAACGAGTCTTTTCTTTTAAGAGGGGAGACATGAAAAGGAAACACGATGGGCAGAGGTACTGGCACAACTGACTGGGGAATGGTATGACGAGACATGACACTGATATGCGCGCAACACCCAAAATGTGAAGACAACATTCAATGACTGAAAAACCTGCTGTGGAGCTTTGTCCGCAGTGTCTCCGCTCTCCGTGGCTTGGCGAAAAAATTATTTCAGTCGAGTAGCCTAGCGTGGTCCAGCCGCGATGCTGTGCGTAATGTTTTGAATGGTCGGTCAATGCGCAGACTGGTTGgaaatgactgtttttattgacGTCAGCGTGCAGGCAAGTGCACCCCCTTTCTATCATCCTTACAACTGCACCATCTAATGGACTTGGGGTAACATTCCAGTCAAGCATCTGAgcttcaaacagaaaaacaggccCCTCAATGCAGAAATTACGACTTGAAATCTTACCTTTTGTGCTGTCCATGATGCGTCACAGTGCTCTTAATCAGCTTTTCCTCCCGATGGAACCTTGAGGCTCCAACAAGAACCCCCAAGCATCTCGAGAATTTGATCAAACCAAAGCTGAGTCTTTCATAACTTTGACCTATATACACAGAGGTGTGTTCTCATGGAGGACCAAAACGTAAATAAATCCAACCACgtgacaaaaaaaggaaagcaaaataatttaataaattacTTCAAATTTATTCCAACTCCTTCAGCAGTGGCAACATAGTTATAACCAAATGGAAAATATTACACTATTAACACcttcaaaaatatatatcaacAGCTCCCCCCCTCCATACCTAAGATGAAATGTCTCTGCCGGCCCACCTCCTGAAACAGAATACCAAGTTCAGCAGGCAGGTGTGGACCATGCTTCAGTTGTGACGAATACGCAGAACATAAACACAGTCATTGTTTGTTTATAGAGATTATTCGGCAGAAACACTGAGCTGGAGATAATCCACTTGATAGTTTGGTACACATACTGTACAGGGTGATATCCTGGATGAGTtaataatgacttttttttttctgctgacagCTGTATGACACTTCTTGGCTTTTAAGatgttcactttttttcatctgACCTTGTATATAGATTAATGCATCCTAAAGCTTCCTGCTGATTAAGTGCTATTGTATTAAACCTCAGCTCACTCTTTAACTGTAATTCaatcacattattttttttctgtaatagCAATAAAATCTAATTATCATTCGAGAGCCTGCTGCAGCATTACGctgtagttttacattaaaacaaagaaaaaaaactactattgttttttaaataagtctCTTTTGAACATGTAGCTCTCAGGTTTCCTTTGTACTAAAGAAGGAAACACTATCACTGTGGTTCAAGCATAAAGTAAAGTCTTGAAAATGACACTGGTCCTGTTTTTgagatttttgttgttttttaagttgtcaTGATTTCCCCCCAAAGACACATTCAAGATGGAATGTGAGCTCCACCTATAACGCTTACAGTCAcaggtgtttgtgtctgtttaagCTGTTACAGATATTCAGAGATAAATGGCTGTCTTAAGTCTGTAGTCAGAAATGTACACTTGAATGTGGATCTCTGTTTAGCAGGTAGAAGTCTTAGAGGAACTGAAGCTCaagcaacacaaagaaaacaatcattGTCCAAACGTTGTCCTTGTATGTATGTTGGACTAATCTACAGTAAGACTTGATGACTTGGGCAGAGAGGGTGGCGTGTTTTGTGATGGTCGGGATGAGAGGCAGACTGTAGAGGCAGGCTTGGCCCTCCTTTCACCTTTTCCTCTTGTAGGTTTCTTCCTGTTCCAGCATGATGTCCCCCCAGCAGAGAGCCAAAAGGTTTCAGAGAATCTCCAAGTCTACGTGACGAACCTCTGGGTTACGTTGCTGTggacgaaaaaaaaaaacaggtttacatgcaggtgcagctcaaaaaattagaatatcatgaaaaagttaaaaaaaaattgtaactcatttcagaaagtgaaactcctattatattgattgattcattacaCATAGAGTGACACATATGGAACACTTTAATTAATAAGTGAGGATCTGTTGGTCCACCAGCAATACTGAAAAAAACACCTGGTGGGACATCTCCTAACTAATttggttaatttgcaacagcaTAGTGACATGACTGGGCATATAAAGGGCATTCAAGAGAGACAGTCCATCAGAAgcaaagatgggaagaggtaagcccctctgtgagagactgggtGAGCAAGTAGTCCAACAATTTCAGAACAATGTTCTTCAGAGTGAACTTGCAAATAATTCAGGGATTTCATCATCTCCAGTAAATGATACCAATAAAGGATGTGTCTCCataaaaaatgaacaagaaGAAGGAGTAATACTGGATGGCTATATTCTTGTGGCCCTAAGAAgacactgctttaaaaaaaaagtcattactTTGTAGTGGAAAtaactgcatgggctcaaaatcacctcAAAAAACCATTGCCGTACGCATCCATAAATGCTGGTTCAAAAATCCAGTATCTCTGATGGTATGGGAATGCATAAGTGTCCTTGGCATGGAGAGCTTACTGTCTGGGTAGGAACCATTATTGCTGTGTAATATTTACAGCTTTTGGTGCAACATTTGCTGCCATTCAGACAATAACTTTTTCAGGGGAGACCTTGAATGTCTCAGGAAAACAAtgtcaaaccacattctgcaccaTTACTACAGCATGGCTCAATATCAGAGGAGACTGGGCGCACATTTGGTGcgtcataaaaaaaaaggatgtgatCCATAAAAAGATCTTTCCAAAGCTTGATGAATAGTGAAATGGCAATCATAATTTAAAATGCAGAGTTTCCATGAGTTTAGGCTGTTGCATGGATGCCTGTACACTAGAACATTTCCATGAGACAACTATTTGTTGATTCAACTCATGTCACTGTGtcttttttgatgtttttaactGTATCTGTTTACAAAAGATGCCTGCTGTCATCCAAAAGGCACAACAATATCTGTTGTCAGATTTAAAGACGTTACTCAAAATTAGTACATGGAATAATTATCTTGCAGTGGTTGAAAAAGGAGTTTCAAGACATGTTGTAACATCGACCAGACAACTTTAACTGTTACTGAATACCTTGAGTTCTTTCTCCAGGCGGTCCACCTCCGCACCCAGGGTGTCAATGATGTTCTCCCCATGTTTCAGCATGAAGTTCTCCAGCTCCTCTGGGGTCTTCACCTGCTGGATgtcctgcagagaggaacaaGCATACACGCTTGATGTTTGATTTTAGTCACTAACAGGGATTTCTTTTGTTTAACAagctcaaacaaaaaaaaacctgttggTTTGGTTGGATCAGATTTCTACTGCAAATATTCATTCACAACTTTTGTTCCCTCCAACTGCACCTCAATCTTGAGTGACAGATACAACCTAAGCCTCTGCACAGTACCAGATAATCATGTTTTGTGTTCCACACATCCAGGATCGAGAATGTTCAAAATCATGCCAGTAACTAGAAAGATAAAAAGTAGGACAAACAGGGTCTGCTCGTGCCCCTTTGTTCTTGCtcactctatctatctatctatctatctatctatctatctatctatctatctatctatctatctatctatctatctatagaCTAAGTTTAAACTACACTTGAAAAATTTGAAAGTAAATATACAAAATGACGGgctctggtggcctagtggtctaagcgccccacatacagaggctaaagtcctc is a genomic window of Notolabrus celidotus isolate fNotCel1 chromosome 8, fNotCel1.pri, whole genome shotgun sequence containing:
- the grxcr1a gene encoding glutaredoxin domain-containing cysteine-rich protein 1, whose product is MEGTMFRAGQEKAQKRVRFRVASGNSGRVLKEIFKDEGPSDSLDSDCTSSSDAERASTPSTSGDIHGNLFGSLGSELDDSECEPDDLLLYAGATKDWTFTTKRVNILSKNGTVRGVKHKVSAGLTLFENLPSTNSVELTLECGRIVIYTTSFRVVRTTFERCELVRKIFQNHRVKFVEKNIALDSEYGKELDERCKRVGEPPSLPVVFIDGHYLGGAEKILGMNESGELQDLLTKIERVQLPQTCQTCGGFAFVPCTTCHGSKMSVFRNCFTDSFKALKCTSCNENGLRPCASCSQ